The Etheostoma cragini isolate CJK2018 chromosome 15, CSU_Ecrag_1.0, whole genome shotgun sequence genome window below encodes:
- the LOC117958740 gene encoding serine/threonine-protein kinase 19-like, which yields MNRKRALISDTFKVKKRRNGTQEFGAVSDGDGPTDIRSTLEYLMTLFPRKLFNDTLPQIVLKHQLYSIHSDKTLVDKELNKLREQGELLMFQLGFDADTFGLVFGSDYKAKVLAGEEGRATRATVERFLQKLPSPCTDLSFTKDKMLREFLFTDSEITQLVKSGVLTVRDAGSWWLSIPNSGKFTKYFIQGRKAVLGMVKKSKYSEILKAELEERRTTSHVKFHMKYHVHDIVGAELVESIPTTSGILLRFVEP from the exons ATGAACAGGAAACGGGCTCTGATTTCAGATACTTTCAAggtgaagaaaagaagaaatggcACACAGGAGTTTGGAGCTGTCAGTGATGGAGATG GACCGACTGACATCAGATCCACCCTTGAATACCTCATGACGCTGTTCCCCAGGAAGCTCTTCAATGACACCTTGCCTCAAATTGTTCTTAAGCACCAGCTCTACAGCATACACAGTGACAAGACTTTGGTGGACAAGGAGCTG AATAAACTGCGGGAACAAGGAGAACTGCTGATGTTCCAGCTCGGGTTTGATGCTGACACTTTTGGGCTGGTTTTTGGTTCAGATTACAAGGCCAAAGTGCTGGCTGGAGAGGAGGGCAGAGCGACAAGAGCAACAGTGGAGAGGTTTTTGCAAAAATTGCCCTCTCCTTGCACAGACCTGAGCTTTACCAAAGACAAGATGCTCAGGGAGTTCCTCTTTACAGACTCTGAGATAAC GCAGCTGGTTAAGTCAGGTGTCCTCACTGTAAGGGACGCAGGCAGCTGGTGGCTTTCCATTCCCAACTCTGGCAAATTCAccaagtactttatacaag GTCGTAAAGCAGTGCTTGGCATGGTGAAGAAGTCCAAATATAGTGAAAtcttaaaggcagagctggaggagcgGCGGACAACCTCACATGTGAAATTCCACATGAAATACCATGTCCATGACATTGTTGGTGCAGAGCTTGTAGAGAG CATACCTACAACTTCAGGGATATTACTGCGATTTGTTGAGCCCTGA
- the dxo gene encoding decapping and exoribonuclease protein isoform X1: MDQHRSHNPNSSYQNRLSAYKRDREESGRNPSGSKHSRPNHHPYNKSGSTPRQNPPSSQGLSTKRELYERDFPVYKQPVEVGCFSLDSERRFFNDSRQMRYYVEPDRNPNFDLRDGYKGRFIKRDDSVKEKLDHILRWILANRLKLSSRGTTASPCALDVDVVTWRGHLTKLLTSPYETREGWLLAVTRFRGTLYISEVETEAARRDRETRTERHEEMMYWGYKFEQYTCADNAHSLPDPGGVVNTNEAFCTVVQTRLADHRLLFSGEVDCRDKDPNAPAPPACYIELKTSAEICTPKQRSNFHRFKLLKWWAQSFLPGVPRVVAGFRDHEGVVVTVDTFPVSKMSHLIKNEHNCWKPTVCMNFCCDFLSFVKRIATEDNPSVVYLFSWEPHRDVTYSVHRDSQYSFLPRWYVEEMTSS, from the exons ATGGACCAGCACAGATCCCACAATCCCAACTCTAGCTACCAAAACCGCCTGTCAGCATACAAAAGAGATAGAGAAGAAAGTGGAAGAAATCCCTCTGGGAGTAAACACTCCAGACCAAACCACCACCCGTATAATAAGTCTGGGTCAACTCCTCGGCAAAACCCACCCAGCTCTCAGGGTTTGAGTACCAAAAGGGagctatatgaaagagactttcCAGTGTACAAACAGCCTGTTGAAGTAGGATGTTTTTCCCTTGACTCTGAGCGTAGATTTTTCAATGACAGCAGGCAGATGAGATACTATGTGGAACCTGACAGAAATCCTAATTTTGACCTGAGGGATGGATACAAAGGCCGCTTTATAAAGAGAGATGACAGTGTGAAGGAGAAGCTGGACCACATCCTACGCTGGATCTTGGCCAATAGATTAAAGCTCAGCTCAAGGGGGACCACGGCCTCACCATG TGCTTTAGATGTTGATGTTGTGACATGGCGTGGTCATCTGACCAAGCTGCTGACCTCTCCCTATGAGACAAGGGAGGGCTGGTTGCTGGCGGTCACCAGGTTCAGGGGGACACTTTATATAAGTGAAGTGGAAACAGAAGCTGCTCGTAGGGATCGGGAGACTCGCACAGAGAGACACGAAGAGATGATGTACTGGGGATACAAGTTTGAGCAATACACATGTGCAG ATAACGCCCACAGTCTACCTGACCCAGGCGGGGTGGTTAACACCAATGAGGCCTTCTGCACTGTGGTGCAAACTCGGCTTGCAGATCACAGACTCTTGTTCTCCGGTGAGGTGGACTGCCGGGACAAAGATCCCAAcgctccagctcctcctgcGTGCTACATCGAGCTGAAGACCTCCGCAGAGATCTGCACCCCCAAACAGCGCAGCAACTTCCACAG GTTTAAACTGCTGAAGTGGTGGGCCCAGTCTTTTCTACCTGGAGTCCCCCGTGTCGTGGCAGGTTTTCGGGATCATGAAGGAGTGGTTGTCACTGTGGACACTTTCCCCgtctctaaaatgtcacatCTCATCAAG AATGAACACAACTGCTGGAAGCCAACAGTTTGTATGAACTTTTGCTGcgatttcctttcttttgtgaAGCGTATCGCAACTGAAGACAATCCAAG TGTGGTGTACCTGTTCTCCTGGGAGCCCCACAGAGATGTGACCTACTCCGTCCACAGGGACTCCCAGTATTCCTTCCTGCCACGCTGGTATGTGGAGGAGATGACCAGTAGTTAA
- the dxo gene encoding decapping and exoribonuclease protein isoform X2, with protein MDQHRSHNPNSSYQNRLSAYKRDREESGRNPSGSKHSRPNHHPYNKSGSTPRQNPPSSQGLSTKRELYERDFPVYKQPVEVGCFSLDSERRFFNDSRQMRYYVEPDRNPNFDLRDGYKGRFIKRDDSVKEKLDHILRWILANRLKLSSRGTTASPCALDVDVVTWRGHLTKLLTSPYETREGWLLAVTRFRGTLYISEVETEAARRDRETRTERHEEMMYWGYKFEQYTCADNAHSLPDPGGVVNTNEAFCTVVQTRLADHRLLFSGEVDCRDKDPNAPAPPACYIELKTSAEICTPKQRSNFHRFKLLKWWAQSFLPGVPRVVAGFRDHEGVVVTVDTFPVSKMSHLIKRIATEDNPSVVYLFSWEPHRDVTYSVHRDSQYSFLPRWYVEEMTSS; from the exons ATGGACCAGCACAGATCCCACAATCCCAACTCTAGCTACCAAAACCGCCTGTCAGCATACAAAAGAGATAGAGAAGAAAGTGGAAGAAATCCCTCTGGGAGTAAACACTCCAGACCAAACCACCACCCGTATAATAAGTCTGGGTCAACTCCTCGGCAAAACCCACCCAGCTCTCAGGGTTTGAGTACCAAAAGGGagctatatgaaagagactttcCAGTGTACAAACAGCCTGTTGAAGTAGGATGTTTTTCCCTTGACTCTGAGCGTAGATTTTTCAATGACAGCAGGCAGATGAGATACTATGTGGAACCTGACAGAAATCCTAATTTTGACCTGAGGGATGGATACAAAGGCCGCTTTATAAAGAGAGATGACAGTGTGAAGGAGAAGCTGGACCACATCCTACGCTGGATCTTGGCCAATAGATTAAAGCTCAGCTCAAGGGGGACCACGGCCTCACCATG TGCTTTAGATGTTGATGTTGTGACATGGCGTGGTCATCTGACCAAGCTGCTGACCTCTCCCTATGAGACAAGGGAGGGCTGGTTGCTGGCGGTCACCAGGTTCAGGGGGACACTTTATATAAGTGAAGTGGAAACAGAAGCTGCTCGTAGGGATCGGGAGACTCGCACAGAGAGACACGAAGAGATGATGTACTGGGGATACAAGTTTGAGCAATACACATGTGCAG ATAACGCCCACAGTCTACCTGACCCAGGCGGGGTGGTTAACACCAATGAGGCCTTCTGCACTGTGGTGCAAACTCGGCTTGCAGATCACAGACTCTTGTTCTCCGGTGAGGTGGACTGCCGGGACAAAGATCCCAAcgctccagctcctcctgcGTGCTACATCGAGCTGAAGACCTCCGCAGAGATCTGCACCCCCAAACAGCGCAGCAACTTCCACAG GTTTAAACTGCTGAAGTGGTGGGCCCAGTCTTTTCTACCTGGAGTCCCCCGTGTCGTGGCAGGTTTTCGGGATCATGAAGGAGTGGTTGTCACTGTGGACACTTTCCCCgtctctaaaatgtcacatCTCATCAAG CGTATCGCAACTGAAGACAATCCAAG TGTGGTGTACCTGTTCTCCTGGGAGCCCCACAGAGATGTGACCTACTCCGTCCACAGGGACTCCCAGTATTCCTTCCTGCCACGCTGGTATGTGGAGGAGATGACCAGTAGTTAA
- the LOC117958739 gene encoding peroxisomal membrane protein PMP34 has product MSENGGSAVGLLSYETLVHAVAGAMGSATAMTVFFPLDTAKSRLQVDEKRKSNSTPVILAEIAKEEGLQALYRGWLPVISSLCCSNFVYFYTFNTLKKLAASGPEKSTPGKDLLMGVVSGVVNVILTTPMWVVNTRLKLQGAKFRNEDLQQTQYRGIFDAFSQIIANEGVGTLWNGTLPSLILVLNPAVQFMLYEAMKRKAGKGGKKISSAEIFLIGAIAKAIATTATYPLQTVQAILRFGQYKGDGKGGVFGSLSNIFSLLMDRIKKYGVLGLYKGLEAKLLQTVLTAALMFVVYEKITAATFKVMGLSKKLKQ; this is encoded by the exons ATGTCCGAGAACGGTGGCTCGGCTGTCGGCCTTCTGTCTTACGAGACGCTGGTTCATGCTGTGGCAGGTGCAATG GGGAGTGCGACAGCCATGACCGTCTTCTTTCCTTTGGACACAGCCAAAAGCAGACTGCAGG tggaTGAGAAGAGAAAGTCTAACTCTACCCCTGTCATCCTGGCTGAGATAGCAAAGGAAGAAGGCCT TCAGGCTCTATACAGAGGCTGGTTACCAGTCATCTCCAGCCTCTGCTGCTCCAACTTTGTCTACTTCTACACCTTCAATACGCTGAAGAAGCTGGCGGCATCTGGACCAGAAAAGTCCACACCCGGCAAAGACCTGCTCATGGGGGTTGTATCAG GGGTGGTGAATGTGATCCTGACCACTCCCATGTGGGTTGTCAACACTCGACTGAAGCTGCAGGGAGCAAAGTTCAGGAACGAAGACCTCCAGCAGACCCAGTACAGGGGCATCTTTG ATGCTTTCTCACAGATCATAGCCAATGAGGGTGTGGGAACTCTGTGGAACGGCACTCTGCCCTCTCTCATTCTCGTCCTCAACCCGGCTGTACAGTTCATGCTTTATGAGGCCATGAAGAGAAAGGCAGGCAAGGGAGGGAAGAAG ATATCCTCAGCAGAGATCTTTCTCATTGGAGCCATTGCCAAGGCCATTGCTACCACCGCGACATATCCTCTTCAGACCGTTCAGGCCATCCTGAGG TTCGGCCAGTACAAAGGTGATGGTAAGGGCGGGGTGTTTGGAAGCCTCTCAAACATTTTCTCTCTACTAATGGATAGAATCAA GAAGTATGGCGTTCTTGGTTTGTACAAAGGCCTCGAGGCCAAGCTGCTACAGACAGTACTGACGGCTGCCCTCATGTTTGTTGTGTACGAGAAGATCACTGCTGCTACATTCAAAGTCATGGGCCTGAGCAAGAAACttaaacagtga
- the anks4b gene encoding ankyrin repeat and SAM domain-containing protein 4B, whose protein sequence is MSRYHKAAIDGYLDLLKEATRKDLNTADEDGMTPTLLAAFHGHVDALQLICSREGDPNRSDIWGNTPLHHAAANGHMHILSFLVNFGANLFALDNEHHTAMDVAASRDRMDCVRFLDAAASQQTNQNPKKVANQKKEAVKEAEKRVKLCEKVKKKHQTKMDKMYHGNTGSVSEASMASALSDGGTMSSVNEQFSKLIAADKSGSLTARFKGTLQKKLGKKDKGTLQKSGGDGNVIFLKQESEVSEQPEFLDVFNEQDENMLDGEGMAGSEDYSDDDKPDQVKQSIFNRPGLGGLIFMKKMGVESEDIPSGNNESLGYLVQNELFEAEEDVAGFEGNGNADLPWDQEDLGLDDDEDEETSPLDAFLSAISLPEFALAFSREHLDLEALMLCSDEDLKGIRIQLGPRKKILEAVAHRKSALETPGVMKDSCL, encoded by the exons ATGTCTAGGTACCACAAAGCAGCGATTGATGGATACTTGGACCTCTTGAAGGAAGCCACAAGAAAGGACCTTAACACCGCAGATGAGGACGGCATGACTCCCACCTTACTGGCTGCTTTCCACGGACATGTTGATGCTCTTCAGCTCATATGCAGCAGAGA AGGAGACCCCAACAGGAGTGACATCTGGGGAAACACACCGTTGCACCACGCAGCGGCTAACGGCCACATGCACATCCTCAGCTTTCTGGTTAACTTCGGTGCTAACCTTTTTGCACTGGACAATGAACACCACACAGCTATGGACGTTGCTGCTTCTCGTGACCGCATGGACTGTGTGCGCTTCCTAGACGCTGCTGCCTCACAGCAGACCAACCAAAACCCCAAGAAGGTGGCCAATCAAAAGAAGGAGGCTGTCAAAGAAGCTGAGAAACGCGTGAAACTCTGCGAGAAGGTGAAAAAGAAACACCAGACCAAGATGGATAAAATGTACCATGGCAATACTGGGTCTGTCTCAGAGGCCAGCATGGCATCAGCACTCTCAGACGGTGGTACCATGTCCAGCGTCAATGAGCAGTTCTCCAAGCTTATTGCTGCTGATAAATCTGGCTCCCTCACAGCCAGGTTTAAAGGCACACTCCAGAAGAAGCTCGGGAAGAAAGATAAAGGCACATTGCAGAAATCAGGAGGGGATGGGAATGTTATTTTCCTCAAACAGGAGAGTGAAGTGTCTGAGCAGCCAGAGTTTCTGGATGTCTTCAATGAGCAGGATGAGAACATGTTGGACGGAGAAGGAATGGCAGGCTCCGAAGATTATTCCGACGATGACAAACCAGACCAAGTCAAACAGTCCATTTTCAACCGGCCCGGCCTTGGAGGTCTGATTTTTATGAAGAAGATGGGGGTGGAGTCAGAGGACATCCCCAGCGGGAACAATGAAAGTCTTGGCTACCTCGTTCAGAACGAGTTGTTCGAGGCAGAGGAAGACGTTGCTGGCTTCGAGGGGAATGGTAATGCTGATCTGCCCTGGGATCAGGAAGATCTGGGActggatgatgatgaagatgaggaaaCCTCTCCTTTAGATGCATTCTTGTCTGCCATCTCCTTGCCAGAGTTTGCCCTTGCATTCAGCAGAGAGCACCTAGACCTGGAGGCATTGATGCTTTGCTCTGATGAAGACCTAAAAGGCATTCGCATCCAGCTGGGACCCAGGAAGAAGATCCTGGAAGCTGTTGCTCACAGAAAGAGCGCACTGGAGACTCCTGGCGTCATGAAGGACAGCTGCTTGTGA